One part of the Streptomyces nigra genome encodes these proteins:
- a CDS encoding SGNH/GDSL hydrolase family protein, with amino-acid sequence MRKPRHVSRAVLAAVAAAVLGAAGCDAVGGASPAPSGTEARGARPSPRPTPVWDRSPASVAAVGDSITTGFDACAILSDCPEVSWATGSRASVDSLAVRLLGRAKAADRSWNLAVTGARMEDVPAQMARAVTHRPELVTVMAGANDACRRSVDSMTPVAEFRASFEEALRTLRRSLPKSQVYVASVPNLMRLWEQGRTSPMGLQVWKLGICPSMLGDAESLTAGAKQRRSTVQDRVEAYNKVLKDVCAKDRRCRFDGGAVHDFRFGQAQLSQWDFFHPSVDGQARLAEIAYRTVTN; translated from the coding sequence ATGCGGAAGCCACGGCATGTCTCGCGCGCCGTCCTCGCCGCCGTGGCCGCGGCCGTGCTGGGCGCGGCCGGCTGTGACGCCGTGGGCGGGGCCTCCCCCGCGCCGTCCGGGACCGAGGCGCGGGGCGCGCGGCCGTCGCCGAGGCCGACGCCGGTGTGGGACCGCAGTCCGGCCTCCGTCGCGGCGGTGGGCGACTCCATCACGACCGGTTTCGACGCGTGTGCGATCCTGTCGGACTGCCCCGAGGTGTCCTGGGCGACCGGGAGCCGGGCCTCGGTGGACAGTCTGGCGGTGCGGCTGCTGGGCCGGGCGAAGGCGGCGGACCGCAGCTGGAACCTCGCGGTGACCGGGGCCCGGATGGAGGACGTGCCCGCCCAGATGGCGCGGGCCGTGACGCACCGGCCCGAGCTGGTCACGGTGATGGCGGGCGCCAACGACGCCTGCCGCAGGTCGGTCGACTCGATGACGCCGGTCGCGGAGTTCCGCGCGAGTTTCGAGGAGGCGCTGCGCACCCTGCGCCGCTCGCTGCCGAAGTCGCAGGTGTACGTGGCGAGCGTGCCGAATCTGATGCGGCTGTGGGAGCAGGGCCGCACCAGCCCGATGGGCCTGCAGGTGTGGAAGCTGGGGATCTGCCCGTCGATGCTGGGGGACGCGGAGTCCCTGACGGCGGGGGCGAAGCAGCGCCGGTCCACCGTGCAGGACCGGGTCGAGGCGTACAACAAGGTGCTGAAGGACGTCTGCGCCAAGGACCGCCGGTGCCGCTTCGACGGCGGGGCGGTGCACGACTTCCGGTTCGGCCAGGCGCAGTTGAGCCAGTGGGACTTCTTCCATCCGAGCGTCGACGGTCAGGCCCGGCTGGCGGAGATCGCCTACCGGACGGTCACGAACTAG
- a CDS encoding aldose epimerase family protein: protein MSEHFGTLSDGTEVHRWTLERAGVRVRVLSYGGIVQSLEVPDRDGRTADVVLGFADLDGYVTHPGPYLGALIGRYANRIAGGRFPLDGVTYALDPNTPPNSLHGGAHGFDKRVWDVAPVEHGLRLTRVSPHGEEGFPGRLEVTATYTLEADGALRFVYEAVTDAPTVVNLTNHSYFNLAGAGSGDAGGHELRLDASRFTPVDADLIPTGVLEDVTGTRFDFRQARKVGSGYDHNFALDKGVTEDAREVAELYDPSSGRVLTVSTTEPGLQLYTADQIEEPFSPGDGVALETQHFPDSPNRPDFPSTVLRPGEVYHSETVYAFSAR from the coding sequence ATGAGCGAACACTTCGGCACACTTTCCGACGGCACGGAGGTCCACCGCTGGACCCTGGAGCGCGCGGGCGTTCGGGTGCGAGTCCTCTCGTACGGCGGGATCGTGCAGTCACTGGAGGTGCCCGACCGGGACGGCCGGACGGCGGACGTGGTCCTCGGGTTCGCCGATCTCGACGGGTATGTGACGCATCCCGGGCCGTATCTCGGCGCTCTGATCGGCCGGTACGCCAACCGGATCGCGGGCGGCCGCTTCCCGCTGGACGGCGTCACCTACGCGCTCGACCCCAACACCCCGCCCAACTCCCTGCACGGCGGTGCCCACGGGTTCGACAAGCGGGTGTGGGACGTGGCGCCGGTCGAGCACGGGCTGCGGCTGACCCGGGTCAGCCCGCACGGCGAGGAGGGCTTCCCGGGGCGGCTGGAGGTGACGGCGACGTACACGCTGGAGGCCGACGGGGCGCTTCGGTTCGTGTACGAGGCGGTGACGGACGCGCCGACCGTCGTCAATCTGACCAACCACAGCTACTTCAACCTCGCCGGGGCCGGGTCCGGTGACGCGGGCGGCCATGAACTGCGGCTGGACGCCTCCCGGTTCACCCCGGTCGACGCGGACCTGATCCCGACCGGCGTCCTGGAGGACGTCACGGGCACCCGCTTCGACTTCCGCCAGGCGCGCAAGGTCGGCTCCGGGTACGACCACAACTTCGCGCTGGACAAGGGGGTGACGGAGGACGCGCGGGAGGTCGCCGAGCTGTACGACCCGTCGAGCGGACGGGTGCTGACGGTGTCCACCACCGAGCCCGGTCTGCAGCTCTACACCGCCGACCAGATCGAGGAGCCCTTCTCCCCCGGTGACGGCGTCGCGCTGGAGACACAGCACTTCCCGGACTCCCCGAACCGGCCGGACTTCCCGAGCACGGTGCTGCGGCCCGGCGAGGTGTACCACTCGGAGACGGTGTACGCCTTCTCGGCGCGCTGA
- a CDS encoding glycoside hydrolase family 3 protein yields the protein MAGTRTQADAAREAVVEAALARLDLDAKTRLLSGRDMWSLPDLPEIGLPSLVMSDGPIGVRGVRWTADDPSVALPSPTALAATWDPDLAHRAGVLLAQEARRKGVHVLLAPTVNLHRSPLGGRHFEAYSEDPLLTGAIGAAYVSGVQSGGVGTTVKHFVANDAETERFTVDNVVGERALRELYLAPFEHIVEHARPWGVMTAYNSVNGTTMTEHRRLVEDVLRGEWGFDGVNVSDWAAARDTAAALHGGLDIAMPGPRTVYGKALARAVRAGQVPETRVDDAVRNVLRLAARVGLLPGAEPAVTELPPETDGPALAREIARRSFVLVRNQDVLPLPPGGTVALIGGAARDARVLGGGSATVFPARTVSPLDGLTAALPEGALTYAVGADPSTELGVADRGFELRAVCRDADGRVLGTGSAPSGHIQWMGSDLPDGVTHESLHSVELTGTFTPRDTGTHTFGIKGIGAFRLVVDGTTHYDDVQRPTKDDPFISFFGAPVAHARPHLTAGVPVEVSLTHVVEHPEDAPLRVVGFTLAHQEPLRDPDELIAEAAEAARAADTAVVVVATTERVESEGFDRTDLRLPGRQDDLVRAVAAANPRTVVVVNSGSPVELPWRDEVAAVLLSWFPGQEGGAALADVLTGAEEPGGRLPTTWGSLADAPVTEVAPTDGTLVYSEGVFVGHRAWEKAGRSPSYPFGHGLGYTTWAYESAEVKGTTVRVRVRNTGERAGREVVQVYLAPAKPDAGRPARWLAGFAGVSAEPGESGEAVIELSRRAFEVWDETTEAWTFVKGSYEIQLGRSIADRRLTATINV from the coding sequence ATGGCGGGAACGCGCACCCAGGCCGATGCAGCACGCGAGGCAGTCGTGGAGGCGGCCCTCGCCCGGCTCGACCTCGACGCGAAGACACGGCTGCTGTCCGGCCGGGACATGTGGTCCCTGCCCGACCTCCCCGAGATCGGCCTGCCCTCCCTCGTGATGTCCGACGGCCCGATCGGTGTCCGCGGGGTGCGCTGGACCGCCGACGACCCGTCCGTCGCCCTGCCGTCCCCGACCGCCCTCGCCGCCACCTGGGACCCGGACCTCGCCCACCGGGCCGGCGTCCTCCTCGCCCAGGAGGCCCGCCGCAAGGGCGTCCACGTCCTGCTCGCCCCCACCGTCAACCTGCACCGCTCCCCGCTCGGCGGCCGCCACTTCGAGGCGTACAGCGAGGACCCGTTGCTCACCGGGGCCATCGGCGCGGCCTATGTCTCCGGGGTGCAGTCCGGCGGCGTCGGCACCACCGTGAAGCACTTCGTCGCCAACGACGCCGAGACCGAACGCTTCACGGTCGACAACGTCGTCGGCGAACGCGCCCTGCGCGAGCTGTACCTGGCGCCCTTCGAGCACATCGTGGAACACGCCCGACCCTGGGGCGTGATGACCGCGTACAACTCCGTCAACGGCACGACCATGACCGAGCACCGCCGGCTGGTCGAGGACGTGCTGCGCGGCGAATGGGGCTTCGACGGCGTCAACGTCTCCGACTGGGCCGCCGCACGCGACACCGCCGCCGCCCTCCACGGCGGCCTCGACATCGCCATGCCCGGCCCTCGCACCGTCTACGGCAAGGCCCTCGCCCGGGCCGTGCGCGCCGGCCAGGTGCCCGAGACCCGGGTCGACGACGCGGTGCGCAACGTCCTGCGGCTGGCCGCCCGCGTCGGCCTCCTCCCCGGCGCCGAACCGGCCGTCACCGAGCTCCCGCCCGAGACCGACGGCCCCGCCCTGGCCCGCGAGATCGCCCGCCGCTCCTTCGTCCTGGTCCGCAACCAGGACGTCCTGCCGCTGCCGCCCGGCGGCACGGTCGCGCTGATCGGCGGCGCCGCCCGCGACGCCCGGGTCCTCGGCGGCGGCTCCGCGACCGTCTTCCCGGCCCGCACCGTCTCCCCGCTGGACGGCCTCACCGCCGCCCTCCCCGAGGGCGCCCTCACCTACGCCGTCGGCGCCGACCCCAGCACCGAACTCGGCGTCGCCGACCGGGGGTTCGAGCTGCGGGCCGTATGCCGGGACGCCGACGGCCGTGTCCTCGGCACCGGTTCCGCGCCCAGCGGGCACATCCAGTGGATGGGCTCCGACCTCCCCGACGGCGTGACCCACGAGAGCCTGCACAGCGTCGAGCTGACCGGCACCTTCACCCCCCGCGACACCGGCACCCACACCTTCGGCATCAAGGGCATCGGCGCCTTCCGGCTCGTCGTCGACGGCACCACCCACTACGACGACGTCCAGCGCCCCACCAAGGACGACCCCTTCATCAGCTTCTTCGGCGCCCCCGTCGCGCACGCCCGGCCCCACCTCACCGCCGGCGTCCCGGTCGAGGTCTCCCTCACCCACGTCGTCGAGCACCCCGAGGACGCCCCGCTGAGGGTCGTCGGCTTCACGCTCGCCCACCAGGAGCCGCTGCGCGACCCCGACGAGCTGATCGCCGAGGCCGCCGAGGCCGCGCGCGCCGCCGACACCGCCGTCGTCGTGGTCGCCACCACCGAGCGGGTCGAGTCGGAGGGCTTCGACCGCACCGATCTGCGGCTGCCCGGCCGCCAGGACGACCTGGTCCGCGCCGTCGCCGCCGCCAACCCCCGCACGGTCGTCGTCGTCAACTCCGGCTCCCCGGTGGAGCTTCCGTGGCGCGACGAGGTCGCCGCGGTGCTGCTGAGCTGGTTCCCGGGGCAGGAGGGCGGCGCGGCCCTCGCCGACGTGCTCACCGGCGCCGAGGAGCCCGGCGGCCGGCTGCCCACCACCTGGGGGTCGCTCGCTGACGCCCCGGTCACCGAGGTCGCCCCCACCGACGGCACCCTCGTCTACTCCGAGGGCGTCTTCGTCGGCCACCGGGCCTGGGAGAAGGCGGGCCGCAGCCCGTCGTACCCGTTCGGGCACGGCCTCGGCTACACCACGTGGGCGTACGAGTCCGCCGAGGTCAAGGGCACCACGGTCCGGGTGCGGGTGCGCAACACCGGCGAGCGGGCGGGCCGCGAGGTCGTGCAGGTCTATCTGGCGCCCGCGAAGCCGGACGCCGGGCGCCCGGCGCGCTGGCTCGCCGGATTCGCCGGGGTCTCGGCCGAGCCGGGGGAGAGCGGCGAGGCCGTGATCGAACTGTCCCGCCGCGCTTTCGAAGTGTGGGACGAGACGACCGAGGCGTGGACCTTTGTGAAGGGTTCGTACGAGATTCAGCTCGGACGCTCGATCGCCGACCGCAGGCTGACCGCGACCATTAACGTCTGA
- a CDS encoding TetR/AcrR family transcriptional regulator, whose protein sequence is MPYRDAMNARVRSEERRAEIVRATLEVIAERGYRGASLAAVAERVGLTQQGLMHHFPTKDALLVAVLQERDQWDAVPGSRWRTDLLAALVEYNAMRPGIVQTFSALLGESVTEGHPARAFFSERYTRVRASMAEMLRAEYGDRLPNGLTPERTAPLLVAVMDGLQYQWLLDPSSVDMPGAFRDFLRLLGELRD, encoded by the coding sequence ATCCCGTACCGTGACGCCATGAACGCGAGGGTCAGGAGCGAGGAGCGCCGCGCCGAGATCGTCCGGGCGACGCTGGAGGTGATCGCCGAGCGCGGCTACCGGGGCGCGAGCCTGGCCGCGGTCGCCGAGCGGGTGGGGCTCACCCAGCAGGGCCTGATGCACCACTTCCCGACCAAGGACGCGCTGCTCGTCGCCGTGCTCCAGGAGCGGGACCAGTGGGACGCCGTGCCGGGCAGCCGGTGGCGGACCGATCTGCTGGCCGCGCTGGTCGAGTACAACGCGATGCGGCCAGGGATCGTGCAGACCTTCTCGGCGCTGCTCGGCGAGAGCGTGACGGAGGGGCACCCGGCGCGGGCGTTCTTCTCCGAGCGGTACACCCGGGTGCGCGCCAGCATGGCGGAGATGCTGCGCGCCGAGTACGGCGACCGGCTGCCGAACGGGCTGACGCCCGAACGCACCGCCCCGCTGCTGGTCGCCGTCATGGACGGCCTGCAGTACCAGTGGCTCCTGGACCCCTCGTCGGTCGACATGCCCGGCGCCTTCCGCGACTTCCTGCGGTTGCTGGGCGAACTCCGCGACTGA
- a CDS encoding pyroglutamyl peptidase, protein MISPRVRTGVLALALLTGLAAPATGTAAAAGTAAAPTVEEQRLTRAVPQEILRRSGFDTATAAFTRALDSARGYASARRAVERHGTALWRRAVDRAQGRGPAGGDLSRDDDRPLYWARLTMTRELRTWEPGFALGETRRAALLDALERTSRGQRDIRLPHEGRDKGEKGVRRILLTGFDPFTLDRDIRISNPSGATALALDGTVVETADGPARVETAVFPVRWRDFAEGTVERALRPYLERVDLFTTVSQGRVGRFDVERTNGAWRGGFADNENASSTGLAPVADPGSQPQWTTTTLPYAAIVAAPTGRFPVYDNTSVTEIPAGGTTPVVRPDGPTPGSSARAGGGGDYLSNEIAYRATLLRDRLGLHDTLPGGHVHTPVLQFGAGNTDPASGAVTDPEFVRNRLDIIAQVRTILKVAAGSPVTR, encoded by the coding sequence GTGATATCCCCCCGTGTTCGGACCGGAGTGCTCGCCCTGGCCCTGCTGACCGGCCTCGCCGCACCCGCCACCGGCACCGCTGCCGCCGCCGGGACGGCCGCCGCACCCACCGTCGAGGAACAACGGCTCACCCGGGCGGTGCCGCAGGAGATCCTGCGCCGCTCCGGATTCGACACCGCCACCGCCGCCTTCACCCGCGCCCTGGACTCCGCGCGCGGCTACGCGTCGGCCCGCCGCGCCGTCGAGCGCCATGGGACGGCGCTGTGGCGGCGAGCCGTCGACCGGGCGCAGGGGCGGGGCCCGGCGGGCGGCGACCTCAGCCGGGACGACGACCGGCCGCTGTACTGGGCCCGGCTGACGATGACGCGGGAACTGCGCACCTGGGAGCCGGGCTTCGCGCTCGGCGAGACCCGGCGGGCGGCGCTCCTCGACGCCCTGGAGCGCACCTCGCGCGGGCAGCGCGACATCCGGCTCCCGCATGAGGGGCGCGACAAGGGCGAGAAGGGGGTCCGGCGCATTCTGCTCACCGGGTTCGACCCGTTCACGCTCGACCGGGACATCCGTATCTCCAACCCGTCCGGGGCGACCGCGCTGGCGCTGGACGGCACGGTCGTCGAGACGGCGGACGGTCCGGCGCGGGTCGAGACCGCCGTGTTCCCGGTGCGCTGGCGGGACTTCGCCGAGGGCACGGTGGAGCGGGCGCTGCGGCCGTATCTGGAGCGGGTCGACCTGTTCACGACCGTGAGCCAGGGACGGGTGGGGCGGTTCGACGTGGAGCGGACCAACGGGGCCTGGCGGGGCGGCTTCGCGGACAACGAGAACGCCTCCAGCACCGGCCTCGCCCCGGTCGCGGACCCCGGCTCGCAGCCGCAGTGGACGACGACCACGCTGCCGTACGCGGCGATCGTCGCCGCGCCCACCGGACGGTTCCCCGTGTACGACAACACGAGCGTGACCGAGATCCCGGCGGGGGGCACCACGCCCGTCGTCCGGCCGGACGGGCCGACGCCCGGGTCGAGCGCCCGGGCCGGGGGCGGCGGCGACTACCTGTCGAACGAGATCGCCTACCGGGCGACGCTGCTGCGCGACCGGCTGGGGCTGCACGACACGCTGCCGGGCGGGCATGTGCACACACCGGTGCTGCAGTTCGGCGCCGGGAACACCGATCCGGCGTCGGGGGCGGTGACGGACCCGGAGTTCGTCCGCAACCGGCTGGACATCATCGCCCAGGTCCGGACGATCCTGAAGGTGGCGGCCGGCAGCCCGGTCACCAGGTGA
- a CDS encoding EI24 domain-containing protein, protein MRDLGSGFRYFLKGQRWVARHGRQYGFGLIPGLITLVLYAGTLVALALWGQDLVAWSTPFADDWSSPWQGLFRGLLTAVLFALGLLLSVVTFTAVTLLIGQPFYENLSEKVDRDVSPDGTAPESGLPLWRELWISGRDSLRIVVRAALWGVLLFAAGFIPVVGQTAVPVLGVVVTGFFLTEELTAVALQRRRVELRERLALLRSRKRLVWGFGTPLAAAFLVPFVAVFLMPGAVAGATLMARELSGEETREDEPAEPEKVTW, encoded by the coding sequence ATGCGCGATCTCGGCTCCGGTTTCCGGTACTTCCTCAAAGGCCAGCGATGGGTGGCCCGGCACGGCAGGCAGTACGGCTTCGGGCTGATCCCGGGCCTGATCACCCTCGTGCTCTACGCGGGCACGCTCGTGGCGCTCGCGCTGTGGGGCCAGGACCTCGTGGCCTGGTCGACCCCGTTCGCCGACGACTGGTCCAGCCCGTGGCAGGGCCTGTTCCGGGGGCTGCTCACCGCCGTCCTGTTCGCCCTGGGCCTGCTCCTGTCCGTGGTCACCTTCACCGCCGTGACCCTGCTGATCGGCCAGCCCTTCTACGAGAACCTCTCGGAGAAGGTCGACCGGGACGTCTCGCCCGACGGCACGGCACCCGAATCCGGGCTGCCGCTCTGGCGCGAGCTGTGGATCTCGGGCCGCGACAGCCTGCGGATCGTCGTGCGCGCCGCCCTCTGGGGCGTGCTGCTGTTCGCGGCCGGTTTCATCCCGGTCGTCGGCCAGACGGCCGTCCCGGTCCTCGGTGTCGTCGTCACCGGCTTCTTCCTCACCGAGGAGCTGACGGCCGTCGCCCTCCAGCGCCGCCGGGTCGAGCTGCGGGAGCGCCTGGCGCTGCTGCGCTCCCGCAAGAGGCTTGTCTGGGGCTTCGGCACCCCGCTCGCCGCCGCCTTCCTGGTGCCGTTCGTCGCGGTGTTCCTGATGCCGGGCGCGGTCGCGGGCGCCACCCTGATGGCCCGGGAGCTGTCCGGCGAGGAGACACGGGAGGACGAGCCGGCCGAGCCCGAGAAGGTCACCTGGTGA
- a CDS encoding serine hydrolase domain-containing protein, whose amino-acid sequence MTAEIHGTVADGFEAVREEFAAFVATERADYEGQVCAYVHGRRLVDLWAGPGAEADSLYGVFSSTKGAAHLVVALLVQDGVLDLDREVASYWPEFAAEGKARITLRELIAHRAGVVGLDAGFTVEELADDRAIAERLAGQRPFWRPGTAFGYHGLTIGALTGEVVRRATGRTLQEVWEERVRAPHDLGLHLGLPEALEPRYRSVQPMAPTPEQQAVLDATPTGPHTLASIAFNTHVPMPGELADYPNSRAVRANGPSSAGGVGSARGLAGMYAAAVSGLDGRPPLLKPDMVAEVGQIHSTGQDLVSGTYKSFGLGFQAVADPWYPFLGAGSFGHAGASGSQAFADPRSGLAYGYTRRRYAYPGGAALENDRLVRLVHSAALAV is encoded by the coding sequence ATGACAGCGGAGATCCACGGCACGGTCGCGGACGGCTTCGAGGCGGTGCGGGAGGAGTTCGCGGCCTTCGTGGCCACGGAGCGGGCGGACTACGAGGGCCAGGTGTGCGCGTATGTGCACGGACGGCGGCTGGTCGACCTGTGGGCGGGCCCGGGCGCCGAGGCCGACTCCCTCTACGGGGTGTTCTCCTCCACGAAGGGCGCCGCCCATCTGGTGGTGGCGCTGCTCGTCCAGGACGGTGTGCTGGACCTGGACCGCGAAGTGGCGTCGTACTGGCCGGAGTTCGCGGCCGAGGGCAAGGCCCGGATCACCCTGCGCGAGCTGATCGCGCACCGCGCCGGGGTCGTCGGGCTCGACGCGGGGTTCACGGTGGAGGAGCTGGCCGACGACCGCGCCATCGCGGAGCGCCTCGCCGGGCAGCGGCCGTTCTGGCGGCCGGGCACGGCCTTCGGCTACCACGGGCTCACCATCGGCGCGCTCACCGGCGAGGTCGTCCGGCGCGCCACCGGCCGCACCCTGCAGGAGGTGTGGGAGGAGCGTGTGCGCGCCCCGCACGACCTGGGCCTCCATCTCGGGCTTCCCGAGGCCCTGGAGCCCCGCTACCGGTCCGTGCAGCCGATGGCGCCGACGCCGGAGCAGCAGGCGGTGCTGGACGCGACGCCGACCGGCCCGCACACGCTGGCCTCGATCGCGTTCAACACGCATGTGCCGATGCCGGGTGAGCTGGCGGACTACCCCAACTCCCGCGCGGTGCGGGCGAACGGGCCCTCCTCTGCGGGCGGGGTCGGGTCCGCGCGGGGCCTGGCGGGGATGTACGCGGCCGCCGTGAGCGGGCTGGACGGGCGGCCGCCGCTGCTCAAGCCGGACATGGTCGCCGAGGTCGGGCAGATCCACTCCACCGGCCAGGACCTGGTGTCCGGGACGTACAAGTCGTTCGGGCTCGGCTTCCAGGCGGTCGCGGACCCGTGGTACCCGTTCCTGGGCGCCGGGTCGTTCGGGCACGCCGGCGCGAGCGGCTCCCAGGCGTTCGCCGACCCCCGCAGCGGTCTCGCGTACGGCTACACGCGGCGCCGCTACGCCTATCCGGGCGGGGCGGCCCTGGAGAACGACCGGCTGGTGCGGCTGGTGCACAGCGCGGCGCTGGCCGTCTGA
- a CDS encoding organic hydroperoxide resistance protein, producing MPIQPADVLYAAVATAENGRDGRVATDDGTLDVVVNPPKEMGGSGTGTNPEQLFAAGYSACFQGALAVVARREKADVTGSTVTAKVGIGKNDDGFGLIVEISANIPNVDGETARALLKKAHEVCPYSRATRGNITVTLV from the coding sequence ATGCCCATCCAGCCCGCAGACGTCCTCTACGCCGCCGTCGCCACCGCCGAGAACGGCCGTGACGGCCGGGTCGCCACCGACGACGGCACGCTCGACGTCGTCGTGAACCCGCCGAAGGAGATGGGCGGCAGCGGCACGGGGACCAACCCCGAGCAGCTGTTCGCCGCCGGCTACAGCGCCTGCTTCCAGGGCGCCCTCGCCGTCGTCGCCCGCCGGGAGAAGGCGGACGTCACCGGCTCCACCGTCACCGCGAAGGTCGGCATCGGCAAGAACGACGACGGCTTCGGCCTGATCGTGGAGATCTCCGCGAACATCCCGAACGTGGACGGGGAAACGGCTCGCGCCCTGCTGAAGAAGGCCCACGAGGTGTGCCCGTACTCCAGGGCGACACGCGGGAACATCACCGTGACCCTGGTCTGA
- a CDS encoding NADP-dependent oxidoreductase, producing the protein MINREWHLVSRPVGWPKTEDFALVEAEVPTPGEGQVLVRNKYLSVDPYMRGRMSAAKSYADPYELGKVMQGGAVGEVVESNAEGIAVGDHVLHFFGWREYAALDARHAVKVDADAAPLSTYLGVLGMTGLTAYAGLLRTAAFKEGDAVFVSGAAGAVGSQVGQIARLKGASRVIGSAGSDEKVKLLVEEYGFDAAFNYRNGPVAEQLKQAAPDGIDVYFDNVGGEHLEAAIGRLNRNGRIAVCGMISVYNDTEPAPGPRNLARLIQTRGRIEGFLVGDHYDLQPQFVQEGGPWVASGGLKYRETVVEGIENNLEAFFGVLRGDNIGKMIVKL; encoded by the coding sequence GTGATCAACCGCGAATGGCACCTCGTCTCCCGTCCCGTCGGCTGGCCCAAGACCGAGGACTTCGCCCTGGTCGAGGCCGAGGTGCCGACCCCGGGCGAGGGCCAGGTGCTCGTCCGCAACAAGTACCTCTCGGTCGACCCGTACATGCGCGGCCGCATGTCGGCCGCCAAGTCCTACGCCGACCCCTATGAGCTCGGCAAGGTCATGCAGGGTGGCGCGGTCGGCGAGGTCGTCGAGTCGAACGCCGAGGGCATCGCGGTCGGCGACCACGTCCTGCACTTCTTCGGCTGGCGCGAGTACGCGGCCCTGGACGCCCGGCACGCCGTCAAGGTCGACGCGGACGCCGCGCCGCTGTCCACGTATCTCGGCGTCCTCGGCATGACCGGCCTCACCGCCTACGCCGGCCTGCTGCGCACCGCCGCCTTCAAGGAGGGCGACGCGGTGTTCGTCTCCGGCGCGGCCGGTGCCGTCGGCAGCCAGGTCGGGCAGATCGCCAGGCTCAAGGGCGCCTCGCGGGTCATCGGCTCGGCCGGCTCCGACGAGAAGGTGAAGCTCCTGGTCGAGGAGTACGGCTTCGACGCCGCGTTCAACTACAGGAACGGCCCCGTCGCCGAGCAGCTGAAGCAGGCCGCCCCGGACGGCATCGACGTGTACTTCGACAACGTCGGCGGCGAGCACCTGGAGGCCGCCATCGGCCGGCTCAACCGGAACGGCCGGATCGCCGTCTGCGGCATGATCTCCGTCTACAACGACACCGAGCCCGCCCCCGGCCCGCGCAACCTCGCCCGGCTGATCCAGACCCGCGGCCGGATCGAGGGCTTCCTGGTCGGCGACCACTACGACCTCCAGCCGCAGTTCGTCCAGGAGGGCGGCCCCTGGGTCGCCTCGGGCGGGCTGAAGTACCGCGAGACGGTCGTCGAGGGCATCGAGAACAACCTGGAGGCGTTCTTCGGGGTCCTGCGCGGCGACAACATCGGCAAGATGATCGTCAAGCTCTGA
- a CDS encoding MarR family winged helix-turn-helix transcriptional regulator, with protein MTTPPKTHRPDELTFEVVDLIGAVVARYHAEYEEAAAEHALTGAQARLLSLLSLEPLPMRKLAQRLRCEPSNVTGIVDRLEARGLVERRPDPADRRVKLAAATEEGRQVARSLRESLRFAREPLAGLSEDERLALRDLLRRMLAD; from the coding sequence GTGACCACTCCACCCAAGACCCACCGTCCGGATGAACTGACCTTCGAGGTCGTCGACCTCATCGGCGCGGTCGTGGCCCGCTATCACGCGGAGTACGAGGAGGCGGCCGCGGAGCACGCGCTCACGGGCGCGCAGGCGCGGCTGCTGAGCCTGCTCTCGCTGGAGCCGCTGCCGATGCGCAAGCTGGCGCAGCGACTGCGCTGCGAGCCGTCGAACGTGACCGGCATCGTGGACCGGCTGGAGGCCCGGGGGCTGGTGGAGCGCAGGCCGGACCCGGCGGACCGCCGGGTGAAGCTGGCCGCCGCGACCGAGGAGGGCCGTCAGGTGGCCCGGAGCCTCAGGGAGTCCCTGCGGTTCGCCCGGGAGCCGCTGGCGGGCCTGTCGGAGGACGAACGGCTGGCGCTGCGCGATCTGCTGCGCCGGATGCTGGCGGACTGA